One genomic region from Bactrocera tryoni isolate S06 chromosome 3, CSIRO_BtryS06_freeze2, whole genome shotgun sequence encodes:
- the LOC120770347 gene encoding slit homolog 1 protein, with protein MAVATKGNVFGVTSGSLFVYGLTFAFWALSLGIQQIDAQNPPQQQVCPEQNDIAPCICTVKKNGLDILCETTDLVHITKSMGTLKGQSPIIFYLKLRHNNLPKLQGFVFLALDIRHLTIHNSSLAAIEENALSSLGNGLTQLDISQNQMKTVPSAALKHLYHLLILNLNHNKISVIHNNAFEGLDTLEILTLYENKIVTIEPEAFRGLEKKLKRLNLGGNDLTAVPQQALSILDTLKKLEIQENKIGSIREGDFAGMESLDSLILAHNMITTVPANVFSHLSILNSLELEGNKIEIINKDAFKGLEENLQYLRLGDNNIQSIPSEALRPLHRLRHLDLRNNNISFIQEDAFAGYGDSLTFLNFQKNDLKVLPSMIFENLNSLETLNIQNNKLSRIPQDIMEPITDTLRIIDITDNPLVCSCELTWFPKLLQDLKNRDDEMAQKKKPTCLMPIENRQYYVQTMPLEKMHCGGKNSAPTVVSSAVLTNVALSILAAVSRF; from the exons ATGGCGGTGGCGACAAAAGGCAATGTTTTCGGCGTTACCAGTGGCAGCCTCTTCGTATATGGCCTGACGTTTGCGTTTTGGGCGCTTTCACTTGGAATACAACAAATTGACGCCCAAAATCCACCGCAACAACAGGTGTGTCCCGAGCAGAATGATATTGCACCCTGTATCTGTACGGTGAAGAAGAATGGTTTGGATATTTTGTGTGAAACCACGGACTTGGTACATATAACAAAATCAATGGGCACCTTGAAGGGGCAGAGTCCCATCATTTTCTATTTGAAATTACGTCACAACAACCTACCTAAACTGCAAGGATTTGTTTTTCTTGCGCTTGACATCCGCCATTTGACAATTCACAACAGTAGTTTAGCAGCCATTGAGGAAAATGCGCTCAGCTCATTAG GTAACGGACTCACACAGTTGGATATTTCGCAGAATCAAATGAAGACAGTACCATCGGCAGCCTTAAAGCATCTTTACCACTTGTTAATACTGAATTTGAATCACAACAAAATTAGTGTTATCCATAATAATGCGTTCGAAGGTTTGGATACTTTGGAAATACTTACGTTATACGAGAACAAAATTGTCACCATAGAGCCCGAAGCTTTCCGAGGACTTGAAAA aaaacTGAAACGTTTAAATCTGGGAGGAAATGATCTTACTGCGGTACCACAACAGGCTCTCTCTATACTTGACACCCTGAAGAAATTGGAAATTCAGGAGAATAAAATCGGAAGCATTCGTGAAGGCGATTTTGCAG GAATGGAAAGTTTGGACTCTTTGATTTTGGCGCACAACATGATCACCACTGTACCTGCCAATGTGTTTTCCCATCTAAGTATTTTGAATTCATTGGAATTAGAGGGGAATAAAATAGAAATCATAAACAAGGATGCTTTCAAGGGATTGGAAG aaaatctaCAATATCTCCGCTTGGGTGATAACAATATTCAGTCTATACCCAGCGAAGCTTTGCGTCCACTGCATCGGCTGCGTCACCTAGATTTAAGAAATAACAACATAAGTTTTATACAAGAAGACGCTTTCGCTGGTTATGGAGACTCACTGACGTTCCTCAATTTCCAAAAGAATGA cctGAAAGTTTTACCGAGcatgatttttgaaaatctgaatTCACTCGAAACCCTCAACATCCAAAACAACAAGCTGTCGCGGATACCTCAAGATATCATGGAGCCAATCACCGACACGCTGCGCATAATTGACATCACAG ATAATCCGTTGGTTTGCTCGTGTGAGCTCACCTGGTTCCCGAAGCTTTTGCAAGATCTGAAGAACAGAGATGACGAAATGGCACAAAAAAAGAAGCCCACTTGTCTCATGCCAATAGAAAATCGACAATACTATGTACAAACAATGCCATTGGAGAAGATGCATTGTGGTGGCAAAAACTCTGCTCCCACCGTAGTCAGCAGTGCAGTGCTCACCAACGTAGCCCTCAGCATATTGGCCGCAGTGAGTAGGTTTTAA
- the LOC120772099 gene encoding ATP-dependent DNA helicase DDX11 has product MFSPKKCLDAPNDYEFPFTPYEIQKELMEAVYDTLTQKSIGIFESPTGTGKSLTLTCSVLKWIEDRENLERKDLAERISSLDLEVKRIGSTVDVVEDWITASYEATEKKKQLAIHRRFQKMLQLHHDRLKEMYEHQIEFQKERQNNNSKKMVLVSDLNQEDELTDIVDWDEHSANFDRQDQDVHDEEEKYRPIQVFFCSRTHSQLAQVVREVKRTPYGRRIRCVSLASRQQLCINPQVKKLPNVSVINEKCLDMAPKNKEGKENVGTKCCKYRKVNLMQNLSETALFNIMDIEELVTEGESVNACPYYAAREAAKSAQLIMLTYQMLLHRQTRLQAGIDLRGAIVIIDEAHNLLDTIAHLHSCELTLQQLLLVQQQLTKYKMRYLKRFSAVSLLKINQLIFIVKRLVKILQTDTPVSAGKMSPISRVLRTYELTAEAEFYNIDLFTLLQFCEKSRLAQKLQGFSEKPDFSKASVDEQLESSATKQLLKQIETLQKNNLKNKTAFEKIDVVNKVNNKRSFNTVTPISAPFRALLTFIQSLTEKAEDGRVVLRVDGTGVVGNSTLKYILLNPGAHFADVIQDARSIIVAGGTMQPTRELTEQLFSACPNRVREHFYDHVVSSDAVLPLIVAQGTTGRRLCFNYTERSTKDMLTECGMIIQNVCNVIPAGIVCFFPSYEYLDLIYNYLQKCGILERIATKKRVFSETRAAEATGSSVEKLLNDYSAAIKAQGGGGALLFSVVGGKLSEGLNFADDLGRCVIVVGMPYPNRQSVELQERMRYLDETLGPGNGNEYYENLCLKAVNQCIGRSVRHINDYACVLLLDERYCRADIQAKLPQWITRSLQIPKTFGAVQAAMARFFKNIKSKKLETV; this is encoded by the exons atgttTTCGCCTAAAAAATGTTTAGATGCTCCGAATGATTATGAATTTCCATTTACTCCTTACGAAATACAGAAGGAGCTAATGGAAGCCGTTTACGATACTTTGACCCAAAAGTCAATTGGTATATTTGAGAGTCCAACAGGAACAGGAAAATCATTGACTTTAACGTGTTCTGTTTTAAAATGGATTGAAGATCGTGAG aatttggaGCGAAAAGATTTGGCAGAACGTATTTCTAGCCTAGACCTAGAAGTTAAACGTATTGGGAGTACTGTTGATGTGGTGGAAGATTGGATAACTGCCAGCTATGAAGCTACGGAGAAAAAGAAACAACTTGCGATCCACCGCCGTTTCCAAAAAATGTTGCAGTTACATCATGACCGATTGAAAGAAATGTATGAGCATCAAATAGAGTTTCAAAAAGAACGCCAGAAtaataattcgaaaaaaatggtACTAGTAAGTGATTTAAACCAAGAGGATGAGCTGACTGATATCGTTGATTGGGATGAGCACTCTGCGAATTTTGATAGGCAAGACCAAGATGTCCAcgatgaagaagaaaaatatcgTCCGATTCAG GTATTTTTCTGCAGTCGTACTCATTCTCAGCTAGCGCAAGTCGTAAGAGAAGTAAAACGCACGCCCTACGGCCGCCGAATACGATGTGTGTCCTTAGCATCTCGACAGCAATTATGTATAAATCCGCAAGTGAAAAAATTGCCTAACGTAAGTGTCATTAACGAAAAGTGCTTAGATATGGctccaaaaaataaagaagGCAAAGAGAATGTAGGGACCAAATGTTGTAAATATCGCAAAGTTAATTTGATGCAGAATCTAAGCGAAACTGCTCTGTTTAATATAATGGACATCGAGGAGTTGGTGACGGAAGGTGAATCAGTAAATGCGTGTCCATATTACGCGGCAAGAGAAGCTGCGAAGTCAGCACAACTTATAATGCTCACATATCAAATGCTTCTGCATCGGCAGACGCGTCTCCAGGCAGGCATCGACTTGCGAGGTGCCATTGTGATTATAGACGAGGCACACAATTTGCTAGATACAATTGCTCATTTGCATAGCTGCGAGTTGACTTTGCAGCAACTATTAttagtacaacaacaacttactaaatataaaatgcGGTACTTAAAACGGTTCAGTGCAGTCAGTTTACTTAAAATCAACCAACTGATATTCATTGTAAAACGACTTGTAAAAATACTACAAACTGACACACCTGTCTCTGCAGGAAAAATGTCACCAATTTCTAGAGTTCTTCGCACATACGAACTTACTGCAGAAGCTGAATTTTATAACATTGACTTATTTACTTTGCTACAGTTTTGTGAGAAATCCCGACTGGCCCAAAAATTGCAAGGGTTTTCCGAAAAGCCAGATTTTTCAAAAGCATCAGTAGATGAACAGTTGGAAAGTTCAGCTACAAAACAGCTCCTTaaacaaattgagactttgcaaaaaaataatcttAAGAATAAAACTGCCTTTGAGAAAATAGATGttgtaaataaagtaaataataaaagaagTTTCAATACCGTAACACCAATTAGCGCACCATTCCGCGCTCTCCTCACGTTTATTCAATCATTAACTGAAAAAGCGGAGGATGGACGTGTTGTTTTAAGGGTCGATGGAACTGGTGTTGTCGGCAACAGTACGCTTAAgtacattttattaaatcctGGTGCTCACTTCGCCGATGTTATCCAAGATGCTCGCTCT ATAATTGTGGCTGGAGGCACAATGCAACCGACCAGAGAACTGACCGAGCAATTATTTAGTGCATGTCCCAATCGAGTTCGGGAGCATTTTTATGATCACGTAGTGTCATCCGATGCAGTACTACCTCTAATAGTTGCACAAGGGACAACAGGTCGCCGACTTTGTTTCAATTATACTGAGCGCAGTACTAAAGATATG cTTACCGAATGTGGCATGATTATTCAAAATGTTTGCAATGTAATACCAGCAGGAATTGTCTGCTTTTTTCCTTCGTACGAATATTTAGacctaatatataattatttgcaaaagtGCGGCATATTGGAGAGAATAGCGACGAAAAAACGTGTATTTTCCGAGACTCGTGCAGCTGAGGCGACAGGCTCGTCGGTCGAGAAGCTTTTAAATGACTACAGTGCGGCGATAAAAGCGCAAGGTGGTGGTGGAGCGCTTCTTTTCAGCGTTGTCGGAGGAAAATTGAGTGAGGGCCTTAACTTTGCGGATGATCTGGGAAGGTGTGTTATTGTCGTGGGCATGCCTTATCCAAATCGTCAATCTGTTGAGTTACAGGAGCGTATGCGGTATTTAGATGAGACACTGGGCCCTGGTAACGGCAATGAATATTATGAGAATCTTTGCTTGAAAGCGGTTAATCAATGCATCGGAAGGTCTGTGCGGCATATCAACGATTACGCTTGCGTTTTGCTTTTGGACGAGCGTTATTGCAGGGCTGATATTCAAGCGAAGTTGCCACAGTGGATAACACGTAGCTTGCAGATACCGAAAACTTTTGGCGCAGTGCAAGCGGCAATGGCAagattctttaaaaatatcaaatctaAAAAATTGGAAACGGTATAA